The DNA segment gaagcgtgcgcgaGTGTAAGAGTGGTTTGACGACCGAAatggagaagagataaaatttcatttgcatttttgagataaaattggaaaaaaaccttacctcaagaatcgactcggaatcaattcGTGTGTCAGgggcacttttgcgatgaagatatcaaaaaagatgatggattcattataaaagaaatcgaaattgtcatccctcgttaGGAGTTGTTCaaaagtggatattcttgaagaattttgttggcataacataatatatgatttataacggttctcatatgagtattggaaacataatctactctaataaggcccggtactttcacgtgcgaataaatgaatttattcgcatttattgagtcttattcgtaagattagtaaaaatggagtcttttcactttcagatagtgttattcatcgaataaatctgtcattaaaacttaattagaagagtttatttgtcatagatcgaatgtcggtacgtcattattcgttgaataaaatttattcgaaggtgaaagtaccgggcctaagtgataaatctaacttttgttgtcttgatatgttctacTCCTGCCAGACACCCTCAAACTCTAAAAAATTGTAGGTACTTACACTTACGTCTTAGTATAAAACCTGAATTTTATATACATGTTACTTGGGGAACTATCACAACAAGTTACCCCAGTAGACGGACAGTTTTCATGGTTTTTGCATCTTGCCAGAGGCCTTGAGAGTCAGCCGTAAGTGTGAGCGCGTggcagtatacagggtggtccagatcgtaaccaagaaattttaaccacgtattctacatcgaAAATAAGCCCTAATTTGTcttataaacatatgtcgagaaatgtttcctctctgacatacggggtgttaaaattatagaaaaaaaaatgtttttcattaataactttcacactgcttgaaatatttttatgaaatttgagacataggttttgagcttCAAGGAACccctttttcataatatcatttcttttctactCTCAGTGGCGAGACtaaattttcagatgaaaaaatgatacgccactggtttttccgaaaataaaaattactattcaaatccttatttaatttggagcaaattcgttctctggactttttgctgtacgaggcaccgtttccggttaaaaaataaaacacattctcatgcatgaagaaatcgccaaaattttatatagcaataaaaagcttactacggtcttattattattatgtacccaccatatcaaattttggcgatttcttaatgcatgagaatgtgttttatttttttaaccggaaacggtgcctcgtacagcaaaaagtccagagaacgaatttgctccaaattaaataaggatttgaatagtaatttttattttcggaaaaaccagtggcgtatcattcttttatctgaaaatattcagtctcgctgcagtacggacgccaatagtagaatagaaaagaaatgatattatgcaaaaattgctccttgacgctcaaaacctatgtctcaaatcccatacaaatatttcaagcaatgtgaaagttattgatgaaaaacattttttttaataattttaacaccccgtgtCTCGGAGAGAAatcatttctcgacatatgtttgtacgacaaactagggcttatttttgatgtagaatacctGGTTATAATTGTtatcttggttacgatctggaccaccctgtatattcaggcAGCTTTGAGTCATTTGGTGAGTTTGTTCTATTGCGATCTTTTACTGCTTATTTTCTACTTACTCAGTATTATATCCTAAACTATTTTTTATActtaacaaaaatcaaaattaatgaaattatcaatattaataaaattaattttatagacttttttatttttagacatgaaatttttttgcataATTGTCAAGGGGGTTtgaggaaaaatagaaattgttgTGAGCCTCACCACTTTCATTGAAGCAGGCTTTGATAAACTAAAAAAAGTAGCAGCATTTGTGGATTTATCTGTAGTATATGGCACAGTATGgaaggatggtttgattttcaaTCTTTATACAcatctgaagtgtggaaagatggttctaTTACCAGAAAACATGTTGCCAGATAGGAGGTTTCGTGTTTTAGTTGAtgataatttcaaaactttgaataacggtcttccacaaggatcagttttagcacctcttcttttcaatttatatagtATATGTGATATCCCTATTACTTCTTCTGAGGAATTTATATACGTTGATGATATTGCTCTCGCATTCTGTcaatctgattttagatgtataGAGAATATTATagtttacgaggatgtattgatatctagttagcctagaccagttccacgcataaatttttttttgccttaccatatcaacgaacattaactcatcagaagtgtcagtgtgaagttttaggtcaaaaaagtaaaccagagttacgcaataaattaaaagaaagaagatgtccaccgaaattgtgaaaatcgaaaaattggaatatcgaaccatcatcaagtacctgtatttaaaagggttcagtgttaagcagatttacgaagatatacttaatatccttggtgatcaatgtccttcgtatgcgaccgtgaaaaattggactgcttcaaaagaggtaaatttttcattgaagatgacgaccgatcgagaaggccaatttggacatgagaaaaattgctgcaaaatggattcccaaatgtttgaatgttgaccaaaagcgtgcaagggtagaagcatcgcgttcgatctgtgctcgattttaaaacgatgtagacttcttaaaacgaattgttactatggaatgagacttgggtgcatttctacgatccagaaacaaagcaacaatcgatgaaatggcgacactctggttctccaagacctaagcagtttcgtgtccaaaagtctgctggaaaagttcttgcttcgattttttgggattgccatggagtaatcatgattgattttttggataaaggtagaacaataaccggagattactattcgacattactgaccactctacggacaaaaattaaagagaaaagacgcggaaagctatccaaaggtgttttgttttgcaggacaacgcccctgcttgcatatctcatgttgccaagcaaaaacttcgttatttagggtttgaattactagtacaccccccttattcaccaaatttggcttcatccgactatcatctctttcctcaactgaaaaaaagggtcgtaaatttccttccaacgaggaggtaataaaagctctggaggtctggtttgcagagcaagaagaaacatttttttttgaaaggtctagagacgttgcaggttcgctgtaataaatgtatccaattaagaggagaaaatgttgagtaataaaatattttgacattgaaattttgtttggttctatagtaggctaagaatgactttgaggaattactttttcgagtggcgtttgcgtcctaacctAAATAAAATTGAGGTTTCGTGTTCCCATTCGGATAATCATCAGAAATATAGAAATATGAgcgtagttttcggtaattATTTTCTAGAACTTgacttcaatccaaaatatctaggagttaagctggattcctagCTGAGTTTCGaagcccatttggaaaatttgcgtctggagttaaaaactaggaataatatcctgcataaactagctggtagtTCATGGAGTGCTGATGCAAATACTCTCTTTCCATGAGAATTATTACTGGCactattagatcttcatctattcaatggttaccagttctttcaaacctTGTACagcctcatattcgtagacagacaaCAGTTATGTATTCCTGGAATaaattccaatcctatcccGACTCGTTTCCAATTCTATCCTACATTCCAgaaaataccattccaagactgaagtcgcgtaaacctttatggtcctactcttttcttaattcgaatataagggacaaggacctttggcagtctgaatggaatagatgcactattttcaacaaagaattagttactgatccctcgaatagagttcctggttttgatcttcccaggaaaatatggtgtattctgaatcgtataagaacaggtcacggacgttgcaatagtattcttttcaggtggaattcagttgaaagccctagttgtgaatgcggggaaccagaagaatcCATAAACCATCTGGTTGATCActgtccaatttataaatttaaggatggttttagagctataaaTGCAGTTTCCTAATctattttgaattgggttgtcaattttaggtcaatctgacatattgaatctaattttattattttaccttctttttgttttctctctTACTGATAtattggagaagactttctggattttcctttttgttatggaatatttcagcttatttcgtgaacaatatTACAATTCattacactcacggggagaaagggttttttactgaggtttttccctaagcttttgtatcatacaccaaattgtatggtacaccgtttacgctaacctctgctaaaactgtatctcatacacatgctataattattgtttgttgattgtaatgctctatatcaaaagaatatactatatccTTTGATGTATGCTTTTCCTTTCCTAATGGTGTATTAATATACACAGCGCAAAAAAAttgacgcacattatggaaatctcaagtttattctacaactgaaggtgttctcaatgataattatttttatcagtattatgcatgcatatgttatccactttcaacggttttcttcaatacagttgttttttcccagcaggaataaaaaaagatgaaattatcagattttgaatgtattgatgGCTCcatcctaaaatcagttgttctcgatcaattctagtgatcaatagtttttctttcgtttgattttctacactcgatcgctatgcaacgcgaaacacgcaatttgacccaagaggaatgtgtccaagcggtagttttgaagaagggtggacatacacaagaattgcagaaaggtttggagtttcccatacaagtgtgtccagaatgttgcagcgattcagggagacaggtatgaatgtccgaagaccaggacagggtagaccacgggtaacaactgccattcaagaacgttacttgagagattcttcgttgagacaacggtcgcctccttcaaattcagcttgagcaaactcgtaaggtgcaaattagcactcagacaataagaaatcgcctcagagaatatgatttaaggcctcctgtcgcggcaagaggcccagctcttaccccaggcaatcgaagggcgcgtttggattttgcgagagagtatatccattgggaagaggccgattgggaaagagttctcttcacagatgagtctacaTTCTGCCTcttccattgtgatcgacgttcccttgtatacagacgtccacatgaaagatatgctcagtgcaatttcctgaatactactggttttgggggaggatcgattatggtatggggtggaatatctttgactgctcgcacagacctagtggtcgttgataatggagctatgaatgctgataagtatataaggaacattcttgaagagcatgtagtgccatttgccccatacattggtgaaaatttctttttcaggagtaccttgaagaggttgaagtctctcgaatggaatggccagcaagaagtccagatctcaatccgattgagcaggtttgagacaacctcaatagaaggctgagaagttcagaaaatcatccagctactcttaatgacttaggaatccaactcggacaaatctgggaaggattagatcagaacattttaagatcactcatgtcgagtatgaaccgtcgttgccgagctgtaattaacgcaaggggtggaaataccaagtattaaatcacttatcaccatttcagtattttgaaaattgttcatttctcttccttcacataagattcggtgaaatcctgaattttacttccatttaatgtgtcttgtttcgttcaaaaccttcccgagagaacataaaaaataagttataaagtcaatgtagagtcaacttaaatttaaaattgagattttcagaatgtgcgttaatttttttgcgcagtgtattaataACCATGTTGTTATGTTCCCAGATGAGTTTCTAGCTTACTGCATGTAGATTTATGAGTACTGGTTGTGCAAAGGGTTGTTGAGGTGCTTTAAGATATTTGAATTAATAGATTCCAAGTGCTATAAGATATTTATTTGTAGCATAATCACAACATTGACACGTGTGTTACTTTAGTTTCAAATCAACAAATTTTACATCATTATTAAACAAATTTACAATTCCCGCTTGTTGATCctcaattttcgaaataaacaGATTTTACATGCCATTCAAGGTCACTagtaaaatatattcaaaatttttttacttgttTTCCTTTATATTTGAATGAACAGAGTCGACATGCTTTCTAAACAAGTGATGTCTATTTGTACCGTAATCACAGAAGTCACATTTGTATTTCTTTATCTTTAAATGAACAGTTCTAACGTGTACATCAAgactatttttttcattcgtagcatgttcacataagtgacatttgtGATTTTTTATATTCAAGTGAACAAAGTTGATATGTTTCCGAAGGTGAAATTTTCTAGTTGCAGCATAATCgcatagatgacacttgtgttctttaattttcaaatggacaAAATTGACATGATTCTGAAGGGTTCCTTTTCTGTTCGTTTCATAATCACATAAACTACACTTGTGTTTATTGATATTTAAATGATAAAAATCAATATGCTTTTGAAGTTCCGCCTTTCTGTTTGCTTCATAATCACAGAAGTCGCACTTGTGTTCCTTTAGATTTAAGTGAACTGATTTTATATGTATTTCGAGGTCCCTTTTATTCGTTACAGCATGTTCACAGAGGTGACActtgtgtttcttgatatttaaATGGACAGCGTTAATGTGGCTTCGAAGTAGTTTTCTACTGGTTGTATCATAATCACATAGATCGCACCTGTGTTCCCTTATTTTAAAATGAACGGATTTTTCGTGGTTATTAATATGACTTTTTTTACTTGCAGTATATTCACACGAGGGACAtttgtgttccttaattttcaaatgaacagaattcACGTGTACTTCCAGGTCTTTTTTTATATTAgtagcatattcacataagtggcATTTGAGctctttaattttcaaatgtacAGATTTTATGTGAACTTCCAGATCCTTATTTATATTCGTAGCGTATTCGCATAAGTGGCATTTGTGTtttttgatattcaaatgaacagattttacaTGTATCTCAAGACAACTTTTTTTACTTGaggcatattcacataagtcgCATCTgtattttctgatttttaaaTGAACGGATTTCACATGTAACTGAAGAACACTCTTCCAACTTgtagcatattcacataagtgacacttgtgCCTTTTGATTTTTAAATGAACAGCGTCAACATGATTTTGGAGGTTCGCTTTACCACTGGTAACAAAATCACAGAGGCGACActtatgttctttattttttcttttatttttcaaatgaactgaCTTAATGTGGGTTTCGAGGTGGTTTTTATAGCTTGAAACATGTTCACACAAGTGACATTTGTGATTCTTGATATTCAAGTGAACAGCATTGACATGGTTCTGAAGGCTGCCTTTTCTATTTGTACGATATTCACATAAATGACACTCATATTTCTTGATTTTTGAATGGACAGAATCGATATGATCTTGAATGGCATATTTTCTATTCGAAACATAATCGCAGAAGGTACACTTGTGAttgttaattttcaaatgaactgatttcacatgcatttcgagatattttttttcacttacagcatattcacataagtcgCACTTGTAATTCTGGATATTCAAATGAATGGTGTCAATATGGCATTGAAGACGACTTTTACTGCTTGCATTATAATGACATAGCTGACACTGGTgttccttgattttcaaatgaacagtttTCACATGTCTGGTAAGGTAACTTTTTTTACTCGCGCTATATTCACATGAGTCACATTTGTGCTCTTTAATGTTCAAATGAACTGATTTTACGTGAGGTTCAAGGTCATTTTTATAATATGAAGCATAATCACATAAGTCACATTTGTGcttttttatatttaaatgaACAACGCTGACATGCCTCCGCAGATAATCTTTTCTAGTTGTATTATACTCACAGATATGGCACTTATGTATaactttcaaatgaacagatttcatATGTATGGTAAGGCTCTTTTTAAAACTTGTCTGATAATCACACATATGACATTTATGACTGTCGATATTTGAATTAAGCTCTTTCTTGTGATTTTCCATGCCGGAAGCATTATCAAATTGCGTGCGTTTTTCAAGGTTATATTCTTCAGGAGCAGGATTATCATCCATGTGATCTATTTGAGTTTTACATTGCTCCAAATGAGCCGATTCACAGTTTTTCAGTGCCTCTGATGTTTGAGACAATTCTTTTGTGAAAGAGTCACTAGATGGTAGATTTGTAACAATTTCTGTACCTGAGTGATTTAGGtcactttgttcatttttgGTGATGAATTCTTCTCTTCCATGAGCTGTTTTTCCATCTATGAATTGTTCGAGAATGTCTATTTTTTCTAACTTCACACTGAAAGAAATTCGTTTTTCGAGTCAGAATGACATAAACGGATACATGAAAAGGATACTTACTCATCACCGATGAAATGCATCTCTTCTTCAATATTAACACAATGTTCTCCCATATCCATTTCTTACGTGAAAAATACCGTAGAATGTATCTTATGGGAAACTGAATCAAAATGACTACATGAGAAATCTCTTTTGTCAGGATATAGAAACCAAATAGAAACTCTGTTATCTGCGTGCGGTAAAAACGCAATGGTCCGAACTCAACGATCAGCGAACGttaattttatttcacaaattcGGGTTTTCATAAAAACTCGATtgctattttttttaatttttttagtacAGTGAACTCGATAATGAATAATCACAGAATAATGCAGAACACAGATAATTTGTCACTATAGGAACTTCATGTTTCTGCCGATAGAGCGCTGGCGTTCGGAGGAGAACGAGTTTTTGATTCGAAGGCAACTGAAATGTGGCGTTGTCATCAGAAAGGAAAAACAGACGATAGAAAAAGACTGGTTCTTTTAAAAGCAATATATTTAATATGTATTcgaatgaaataatttcaattctctTTAAAAACCCAATATATTTCGAGCATTGTCACATAACTGACAATTGTTATACATAATATTTGCTATTTGAATGAACAGATTTTACATATTTCGCAGGTGAAATTTCCTACTTGTAAATTAAATGACACATATATACAAGTGTCAAGTAACACattccttgattttcaaatgagCAGTTTTTTTGTGTACTTCAAGGCTTTTCTTTCTACTTGCAGCATATTCGCATAAGTGACATTTGTGCTTCCTGATATCCAAATGAACAGAGTCGTTATGATTTTGAAGTAAATTTTTCCTATTTGTAGCATAGCACAGTGTTGACACTCGAGTGCCttaaatttttaaatgaacagtTTTTATGTGAATATCAaggttttttttccaattttctctcaaaaatgctctcggaaattttgtCTCTTCTCcctttctttccgatgccaaaattctcttacactagcgcaagCTTCAattttcaccatggtcatatgttattcctttatcaaaaatcgaaaataataatattctaatcatctgtgACCAGGAAGATAGCTcacagccaacttcaactagtttaaatcaaaatttcgtcatcccgtgatcgccagcgcggctattggcaaaaacatgaactaccctgTTGGTACAAAAAATCTATgctctcaaagcagcgatcgttctccttctcatCTTTCCATACTCTATGGGTACTCTGTAATCTATGTTCAAAGATAACTTTGTCTGTGTTATGTCAAAGAGGTTATGTTATTATTTATGTTCTGTGGTTATGTGTTCAAACAAAGATTAACCTCCTCTGAAAGCTGTGCTAGCAAGCAAAGATTTCTCTTTGTTTATAGTGATCTCTAATCATCTTGTTCATCTTTTTGAGTTCTGAGAATTAATATAACAATCAAAACCGATATGACTTTATCAGCAGAGCAGAAATCTTTCCTCGAAGAATGTGAGATCAAGTTTTCAGAAAGATACACCAATTGTGAACCAGATTTTGCTCAAATCCATGGATCAAGCATTCCACCACCACCTATTGTATTTCCTTGGTACGGAAAATCTAGGTACAACAGAGGGGATAATAGAGGCCAGCCTAACAGAAGTTATAACGAAAGAAGAGATGATAGAGGAAGTTATACTCCAAATAGCAGTAATGATTCTGGACGATTTGGAAGAAGTAAAAATTATTAGTAAATCAAGTAATTACACCTGGATGAATTACCATTTGTTCAGATCCCCCTGTGCTTAGGTCACAACGTCTTAGCATCAAGGAGATGTGCGAGGTTTGAGATATAGTGAAGTGATTTATACCCTTTTGCATGAACTCATTAAAGCTAAGTCACTgttatttgttttattaatctgAGGAAATGTAAACCTTAATGTCAAGTCTGTGCAAACGGgcattattgaattatttttctgtaTTCCCAGATTTTATCATAAATATTTTGTGGTTATGGCTGTATTTTATTGTTCAAATATACCCCCTACGAAACTGGTGCAAAGtgattttcatatttatttgaCGATACTTTGTTGATTGTAGCTTTCAATCAACCATTGGAGGAAATATATTTGCTTTTCAGTTAATTTAGCTATTTTTCCCAAATACTTTTTTTTAAGAGAACGATGGGCTTAAATAAACTATTATAATATTGAAGATTGATTATAATGTATGTTAATtatcaaaacaaaattttggATGCAATGTGTTTAAATATAATACCTCAATAAACTACACGATATGTGGTTGTTGCAGAAcagaaatttgttttttctatttttgagagAATCTTTTGACAGAGACTCTGGGAAAAACTTTAGTACATTTTGAAGCTAAAGTGACCACATGATTATCGTGCTATTTGCATAAAGTGATTCTAAACTCATTCACTATCCAATATACCTACCCACCATAAAATCAGCATGCGCACATGCAAGCAGTTGACTTCCAAGTAAGTTATTcaattcttcattattttcctCGCCAGAGACTTCATCCCTATCCTCATTATTTGCATTTTCTGGAGTAAATATAACAATTTCAGGAACATCTATATCATCACATTCAAGTTTTTCATAAGAAATCGCTTAGCATCAGTCTCAACTCCGGCAAGCTCATATTTGAGCTTTAGGAGATATTCATCAAAGCAAAGATCAGATTAACAAATTCCACTCGAGATTGTATCAACGGCTCTCTGTAATCTGCGTACTTTTCTTTCAAGTAGAGTTTTATCTTAGAATTACTCTGCATTATTCAGAGACATGTCTCTGACATTATTTGTAATTCTACTTTAGAGAAATTCAAAGTTGCAATTATGAACCACAGAAACAAcacaaatatttatatattctgtgatataacctagaaaaatcCATCGAACTTGTCaaaatatattggaaaaatgCAAGCAATATCTTTGGGAAAACACTTTTCTTCCTAAAGCTGAAAATTAGcgacaaatatttatttaattcactAGTACAAAAGATTACTTTGTTTTGGCGATTAAAACCTTATGATTGTCCCTCCATGGTGAATCATCCCTGAGATGactgatttttttgaatggggTCAAAATGGATATGGGAGCATGCTGTAATAATACCGAGGAAAAGGTGCACATTTCCCATGACGAGTGAGTATGCATTTCCCTTCATTCTCTTGTTGTCTCTGATACTCTTTTTTTCgttataatctttggttaataattttcaaatgagaagAAAAAATGGATATGAATGAATGCAGAGACAATGTATGACAGAGGTTCCTCTTTGAAATTCA comes from the Coccinella septempunctata chromosome 2, icCocSept1.1, whole genome shotgun sequence genome and includes:
- the LOC123307486 gene encoding zinc finger protein 845-like, which codes for MDMGEHCVNIEEEMHFIGDDVKLEKIDILEQFIDGKTAHGREEFITKNEQSDLNHSGTEIVTNLPSSDSFTKELSQTSEALKNCESAHLEQCKTQIDHMDDNPAPEEYNLEKRTQFDNASGMENHKKELNSNIDSHKCHMCDYQTSFKKSLTIHMKSVHLKVIHKCHICEYNTTRKDYLRRHVSVVHLNIKKHKCDLCDYASYYKNDLEPHVKSVHLNIKEHKCDSCEYSASKKSYLTRHVKTVHLKIKEHQCQLCHYNASSKSRLQCHIDTIHLNIQNYKCDLCEYAVSEKKYLEMHVKSVHLKINNHKCTFCDYVSNRKYAIQDHIDSVHSKIKKYECHLCEYRTNRKGSLQNHVNAVHLNIKNHKCHLCEHVSSYKNHLETHIKSVHLKNKRKNKEHKCRLCDFVTSGKANLQNHVDAVHLKIKRHKCHLCEYATSWKSVLQLHVKSVHLKIRKYRCDLCEYASSKKSCLEIHVKSVHLNIKKHKCHLCEYATNINKDLEVHIKSVHLKIKELKCHLCEYATNIKKDLEVHVNSVHLKIKEHKCPSCEYTASKKSHINNHEKSVHFKIREHRCDLCDYDTTSRKLLRSHINAVHLNIKKHKCHLCEHAVTNKRDLEIHIKSVHLNLKEHKCDFCDYEANRKAELQKHIDFYHLNINKHKCSLCDYETNRKGTLQNHVNFVHLKIKEHKCHLCDYAATRKFHLRKHINFVHLNIKNHKCHLCEHATNEKNSLDVHVRTVHLKIKKYKCDFCDYGTNRHHLFRKHVDSVHSNIKENK
- the LOC123307506 gene encoding uncharacterized protein LOC123307506, with the translated sequence MTLSAEQKSFLEECEIKFSERYTNCEPDFAQIHGSSIPPPPIVFPWYGKSRYNRGDNRGQPNRSYNERRDDRGSYTPNSSNDSGRFGRSKNY